atttattaatgtaaataaaatattttcattttcatcattttcattttcaatatATCGTCTATTtcttatcaataatatattttggttGCCATTGAAGACAAGCGGATTTGAGGTTGGATGACCTATAGCAATGCGTCGGATGTTGGCATTTTTCAGCAAAGAAATGGCAGATTTATTGCACCAAATGAAGATTATTCTAGTCAAGAAAGACTTGACGAGGGTAACTCTGATATAATAGCAGGCTACATGGATTTGTAATGTAGGTCCGATGTACGGttatacctaataggtattGCCTAGGCCCCCCGACCAGAACTGAAATTATCAAATTAGTTTTTCAGAATGCTAATACAGTTCTTTACCAAACTTCTTTTCCCGTATTGCCTAGGTATTTTTGGAATTTTCAGTCACTCCTCCATAAGCTACCTTTTCTACTAAACTTTGAGAAGACATTACTAGGCTTATAACttacttataacaaaaatataaatatgtaaataaacgtTAAACATTAAGGTTTCAGatcacataataataataaaatgtgggatgttgattcgacgatcatagttgtttcagtgaacggtctgaTAGCGAAGAGtttcgaccaacatcttgagagactctcgctaggtggttggatcaatggccagatgcagaaggtggTGATcatggacacggcgcggatagtccgccggttcctctctctgcggccctgaccaccggtagcttgggccttgccccgctgccggcggcaccctaggttaggttttttataatgtgtttatatgtattttttattgttttgtaagtgttttcatattttacttttatattcatattataaataacctaatctaagaaattaaatgaataaaaaaaatagcattACTTCAACtctttttacaaaacatttaatATCTCCGAAACTCGAAAccctcataaggtaccttttcccgtggaacgttaTAAATTgactttaagtgatgattttcaattttaagtgagtatttccCTCAAGTTGGTGTGGTCAAAAATGTAGTGTGTCACTCGGTAGAAACATTGTTTAAACCTCATGCCTTAAAATCCTAgcaatgctcaagattccactttcaaaccactcactacgctcgtggttcattttagattggccaaacaacgtaaagtaaatgttgtagtcaaaaatattaacatttgaacaaacttttaggcccggttcacattgactggctgcaccactgtgcacatacaaagtttatactagctgtaacttttttacgttaagtcgaaattaaataagaagaataattatgaaaagtactaaataggtactaaatctttgtcaaaagatggattcgatataacgcctacaaataggggaactggacttggtcctgtcaacctgacgtcagaatggctggccactttattttcaatatttctcgatttctattgaggtaggtactaaatatttgatgtcaggtaccaaatagtactaaataggtactaaatcttggaGTAACACTCGTTATAAATAGCCATCATGGTCCTGTCATCCTGACGCTCACTAAATAAACACGACCATTCaagtcaaatttaaataaaaaataaggcaGTCTTCTAAtagatatttattacaaatacaatTGCTTATGACGTAACAGTGACAACACAACGGTTAGACAAAACGGACACAAAACACTTATTCTTCTTCAATATCTTCGTCAAACTCCCCTTCGTCATCAGCCGTGGCGTCCTGGTACTGCTGGTACTCGGAGACCAGGTCGTTCATGTTGCCCTCCGCCTCCGTGAACTCCATCTCATCCATACCTTCACCAGTGTACCAGTGGAGGAAAGCCTTCCGCCTAAACATGGCTGTGAATTGCTCAGATATTCTCTTGAAAAGCTCTTGGATAGCTGTAGTGTTTCCAATAAACGTAGCAGACATTTTGAGGCCGCGAGGGGGTATGTCGCACACAGCGGTTTTCACATTATTAGGAATCCATTCCACGAAATACGTGCTGTTCTTGTTCTGGATGTTGAGCATCTGCTCGTCCACTTCCTTCATGGACATGCGGCCGCGGAAGATAGCAGCAACGGTAAGGTAGCGGCCGTGGCGTGGGTCGCACGCCGCCATCATGTTTTTAGCGTCAAACATCTGCTGCGTTAGCTCTGGGACTGTCAGAGCTCTATACTGTTGACTTCCACGTGAAGTTAGCGGCGCAAAGCCAGGCATAAAGAAGTGAAGCCTCGGAAAGGGAACCATATTGACAGCTAGCTTCCTCAAATCAGCATTCAACTGCCCTGGGAATCTTAAACAGGTCGTCACTCCAGACATAGTCGCCGACACTAAATGATTCAGATCTCCATACGTCGGCGTGCTAAGCTTCAGCGTTCTAAAGCAGATATCATACAGCGCCTCATTGTCAATACAAAACGTCTCGTCTGTATTTTCGACCAACTGATGCACAGATAGCGTAGCATTATACGGTTCTACCACCGTATCTGAAACTTTAGGGCTTGGAACGACGGAGAACGTATTCATAATGCGATCAGGGTACTCTTCCCTGATTTTGGAGATAAGTAACGTGCCCATTCCGGATCCGGTTCCGCCTCCAAGCGAATGCGTCAGCTGGAAGCCTTGGAGACAATCGCAGCCTTCAGCTTCCTTTCTTACCACATCTAGGACAGAGTCAACCAATTCCGCGCCTTCGGTGTAGTGTCCTTTCGCCCAGTTATTGCCAGCGCCCGACTGTCCAAAGACGAAGTTGTCCGGTCGGAAGAGCTGGCCAAAAGGCCCAGCTCTTACTGAATCCATGGTGCCTGGTTCGAGGTCTACTAGGACGGCTCTGGGCACATATTTGCCTCCAGAAGCCTCGTTGTAGTAGACGTTAATGCGTTCGAGCTGAAGATCGGAGTCTCCTTGGTAGGCGCCCGTCGGGTCGATCCCGTGCTCGTCAGAGATTACTTCCCAAAACTGAAAAGGATAGGTACGTTAGAACAGTCTGTAGAAAAAGATTTCTTAAATGGAGATGGTTAAtagaggtaaaaaaaaaacattagctGGAAAGTCAGACCGACGAAAAGAATTCGTAATCAATACCATTGTATTGTAGTATCAgattacgattttttttttgcgttttttAAGAACCCCATTGGGTTCTTCAAAAACGCAATGCCTACGTGAAATCCTTGGAAAATTAAGCGTAGGTACCGCTCATGAGAAGTATGCTTGTCAATAGGCGACAACATTACGAAAATTTGTCTAGGATATGAAAACATCGCGATATCTACGAAGATAAAGACGTTATGTTTCCAGCAGTGCCAGCGTGAAGACTATTACACCCTGGACTGTGCACACCAGATACGCGGACGTGCGCGTAGTAATATACCGAAGATTATGCCTGACGGCACACCGATTGCGAAACGTGTGCGTgcacggctccaacattttagcgcacgtgcacgtctacgcacacgcagctGGTGGGAAGAAAAATGTTACCTTTGCGCCAATCTGGTTGCCGCATTGTCCAGTCTGAATATGAACGATTTCCCTCATATTTATAACACTTAAAATTTAGATATTCAAAAAAAATCACTAAGATTTCAGTTCCCCaatggtaaataaaataaaataaaaaaaataaaaattggtgaTTTCAATTACTACACGTTCATCGTACGGCAGATTTTTAATGACTGAACAagcaaaaatatttgttttttcaaATAGttcatttgaatttcgaattctACGATAGTTTACATTCAGACAGTGTGTAGGTACCTGCCTAGCTAAATGCAATGTGTATTTTCCAGCTTTAGTAGCACATGTATTTGTTATAATTGTATGATTTTATATTGTAaggaaattaaaagtaaatacttatttacctatataatttatttcatatattatgATTGTCAGCTTGGTACAACGCCATCTACCTGAAATTGCCTAAAACGGCTAGTAAGCGAGTCAACCACTCGTAGTGGCAGCATCGTCGACGTATGTCTGTCGACGTCCACCTTTCACCTCACCACACTCGAACTCGAATAATAACTCCGATATTGCTTcgagaaaagtaaataggtaatcCGTTTTAGAATCAACAGAATAAAACCCTAGAGAATAATATATATTTGCCTTTAGATGGTAAATATTAAGGAAAACTTGCAGAACAAGGTTCCGTTTTTAGGCTACAGAACCCTTAAAATGATAATTACTCTGTGATAGAAACTATTTTGGTTATACAAGATTAAATATCTTGTATaagacaatgaaaaaattataaacaagaTTACCTTATAATAACATCGATTCAATCGATTgcgatttaatttaaatttaaccggTCACACCGAAACCGCCTTGAAACCGCCTACTCAATCAAAATCTGCATAGCACAGCAACACCAATTGCGCCAGTCGAGGAAGATTTTCCATACTGCGGGCGTCTGtgatttttgtaatttatttaaatattaaaatcacTATTTAAATCGAATTTGTAAATTAAAGTGTTAAACTATTAAAAATGGAGTGGATGATACCGGTAAACGACATGCTCAAAGATGAGATCACCAAAGTGAACTATACATTGATACCTCCAGGGTGCCATGGTGATGTTCGTACTGTGAGgtaagatttttaattaaaatttatctCAAGTGTATTCTGAGTCCTTGTATAAAAGAAACTTGACCTTTTACGGGTCTAAACAGCCAAGACACGCCTTTACAAACATGTCAAGGTCCACTGCTTCCTATTTTGTTCGTATTTTGTCAAAAGCAATGATCTCGACTATATTTGGAGGATTTAGATAGTTTTGTATTGCCAATGCTTGGAATTTACGTATAAAGTGAAACCATTTAACTATTAGTGAAAGATTAAATTCGTGGAACAGCTCGAGCGTCACAGATGGCCTAATGAGCTAATACATTTATGTACATAAAAACCTTGATAGCATTTCATTACGAAATTATACACAGTTTAAGTTTTGGTATCTGTAAGAGTTTGGTATGTAGGATGTAGGCCTCTagttatgaataaaataaaggacaAATAAAGTATTCTTATTAAATATTACAAGTTCCTGATTGAAATTGAACTTCATAATTGAAAATAGTTTTGTTTGAGGCTTTTAAGTTTTATGAACGAggttttttccatattttatatacttTTTACAATAAGAACTTTGTCTAAAGATAAATGATATTCATTTACAGTAGGCTAAGCTAAATCCTGCACCAACCATAAATAGTATGGAGACTTGGTGGTAGTGTTTTTATGGTGACATTGCTACACTCACTGCAGTCTGTGCAGTTCCTTGGTCTGACTCTTTAGTATTTTCCCAGAATCGTGCAAGAAAGTCTGGGCAAGCTGATCGACTCGCTCGGAGAGCAGTCAGCATCGGCCCAGGGCCTCTCCAAAGCCATCACCACCGCTGAGAAGCTCCGGAACGCGCCAACTCATGTCCTGTACCTGTTGAAAGACGCCAGTGCGAAGAAGTGAGTAGTTATAAAGATTGTGTCAGTTGTTTTAGCACACTTTAACTTAGATGTACCTACACCAAATTTTATTAtaccttaggcccacttgcaccatcccactaacccggggttaagcggttaaagcgttaacctagtgtcaaattgtactggtaaccatggtaactccaggtttaaccggttaaccctgggttagtggaatggtgcatgTGGGCCTtaatcagtgttggccgaacgttaattgcaattgaccattaaccagTAACAAATTGAACGGTAAACCTTACGGACGATCACAGTTtgcgattcaatttataatggttaatggtcaaaaatggtcaattgcattaacgtttcggccaacactggcctTAATAAGGCAGAAGGTCCTTCTGAGAAGGATGTTAGAAATTACTCAAAAATGAACTCcaccatttttaattaaagtccAAATTATGGcggtaaatataattatgccCCCTCTGCCCTATTAAGGGTTATTGAAAGTTGCTTTACTGTAATTAATCGTATATCAGTATCACATATCACGCATGCCATGCTAAGCTATTTTAAATATGCTATAGCGAAGAACCTTCCTCAAAATCACATGCCTTTGCTAGTTCCATTAAAATTTTAAGCAATTTTTTCTAATAActcattttatatttacgtcAATCAGAAGTAGCGTCCGACCAAACTATCTCTGCATGGAATTTGCAATGACACCACACTTTGTCATCATTAATTtcaaattatatgaaaatatgacgcttATAATGATAAATTCTCACTTTGTTATATTCAAGTTAGTGCAATGTTAGCTTAAATGGACTTTAGTTAAGCAAGTTAAATGTTTAAGATCTTTATGTGTAAGTACCAActaatattttgaaaaaaaaaaaatggtaactaTCTTACACAGATCCGCCTAGCCCCAAATTAAGCAGAGCTTGtattatgggtactaggcgCCGATATagaatacttatacatatatatatatatatatatatatatatatatatagataaatacatacttagatacATAGGAAACGTCCATAacttaggaacaaatatttgtgatataaacaaataaaatgccCTAACGGGGATTCGAATCCAGGACTTCCTGCTACATAGTCACATATTTTGCACACAATATTCTCTTGTGTTACTACTCCGCTTTAACCTCATTCTTAAAACCTATGAttacatataaaatgtattAGTCTTTGCTGAATAATATATCACATCAATTCAACCAAAATGCATACAAGTTATTCTAAAACACATTGAAATATCAATCTTAATACTATCAGCATTGTGTTGAAAATTGTACCAGTCGATTTGGTATAtaattcttttttgttttttaccaAAGAAATGACAGACTTTGAAAAGGGATTTTCTTATGGGCGTGTTCTTTCCAAAGACcctgctattttattttacattagaTATTTAACTGTCCGCTACAGACTATAAAGTCGATTtttacttgtacaagtacaatgTAATTTTAGTTGTATTATTAAGTTGTCAATGCACGTATAAAATCAATAGAATAGTTAATTTGACAATATATTTCtattggtacagtcacctgcaataatatgttacacaacgaaggccgcaaaaatatgtgacacgatcttatttgtagagccataagagcgtgtcacatatttttgcggccttcgaagagtaacatgtaTTAGTGCAGGGTGCAGGTGACTGCAGACAGtgtacatgtacagtcagcagcaatagttgctaagcgggcgaagtgttcaaactaatcttgacgcgactttattgttaagagaataagagcgtgtcagggtaattatgaacacctcgcccgcttagcaacttctgctgctgactgtacacggtTTAAGTTAACAAAAGCCACTTTGCATCaaaaactttaatatttatACGAATTTTTAGTGCTGGTGACGAGTATATTGACATTATAGGTATAGACAGTATGGCGAGTCTAAGAAACTCATATAGGTAGTACTGAGTAATAGGTACCAGTCGAAATTTGAGCCTACGATAGGTAGCGTAGCCaaagtgccaatcgcttacgcttcgtagcaatcgaaacgcaactgtcactgtcgcactaatatggaagagtgatagagagacacaaagcgattcgatggcgaagcgatagcgattgtcaccttggctaggccggctgatttGTAATCCACCTCCGTGACCCCCGCGAATGCTTATTTATGTTTGCCTATATTGTAtagtatataatttataatcataGTGTTATGAACTAACATCATAAATAGATAAAATGGCGTGCTTctaccatttccccatacaTCCCTTAGGGAAATTCATCTATTATTGACCTGTCCAACAAATAGTACACTCGGTCAATAGTGGAATGGCGTATTGCCGACCCAATGAATTGTGGTCAATCAATATGTAAGCAATATTTGTTATTTCCTGGTGGAAAATgtgctttgtttttatttattaagtgtcccattttgttattatttaataacccccgacgcaaaaagaggggcgCTATATGTTTGAGtcaatgtctgtctgtggcatcgtagctctcaaacggatggaccgatttcgatgccgtttttttttacgtgaaagcggGCAATAAATGGGTTTGACAGTTGATATGGCCGGAGATggctgacggtagggagatttagttaaacaatttattataattttatacaaaGTCTTACATAATTTTACTTTTCGATGCCCAATTGAATTCAATCAGGTTCTAATACCAAACACTCGATTgatcaaacattattttcatgaCCCAAATTCACATAATAGCTTACTCAAGGATATCTCGAAGGT
This genomic window from Cydia amplana chromosome Z, ilCydAmpl1.1, whole genome shotgun sequence contains:
- the LOC134660905 gene encoding tubulin beta chain-like, coding for MREIVHIQTGQCGNQIGAKFWEVISDEHGIDPTGAYQGDSDLQLERINVYYNEASGGKYVPRAVLVDLEPGTMDSVRAGPFGQLFRPDNFVFGQSGAGNNWAKGHYTEGAELVDSVLDVVRKEAEGCDCLQGFQLTHSLGGGTGSGMGTLLISKIREEYPDRIMNTFSVVPSPKVSDTVVEPYNATLSVHQLVENTDETFCIDNEALYDICFRTLKLSTPTYGDLNHLVSATMSGVTTCLRFPGQLNADLRKLAVNMVPFPRLHFFMPGFAPLTSRGSQQYRALTVPELTQQMFDAKNMMAACDPRHGRYLTVAAIFRGRMSMKEVDEQMLNIQNKNSTYFVEWIPNNVKTAVCDIPPRGLKMSATFIGNTTAIQELFKRISEQFTAMFRRKAFLHWYTGEGMDEMEFTEAEGNMNDLVSEYQQYQDATADDEGEFDEDIEEE